CCGGACAGCAGGTAGCCCGCCAGCTGTACGACCGGATCGTGACCTTTCTCACGCATCGCCGCAATGACTTCGCGAAGCATCAGAGATACTTCCGAATCTCCTTTTTTTATAGGTGCATAAAATTTTGTTTCATCATTCACTGCCACGATAGTCCTCCTCTCAAGCCAAGGCTTGCAGCATCACCGCTACACCGGCTTCAATCGCTTCGCCAAGCTTAGCCGGATCCTTGCCGCCCGCCTGCGCCATATCCGGACGACCGCCACCGCCGCCGCCGGCTACTTTGGCCGCCGCCTTGACCGCATTTCCCGCGTGAATACCGCGAGCCACTGCGGTCGCGTCCGCCATGGCGACTAAATTGACTTTTTCACCGATCCGTGCGCCCAATAAAAGCGCCTGAATATCATCGCGCCCTTTGAGCATATCGCCCAAGGCGCGTAATTCCTGTACATCCGCCACTTCAACGATGCCCTTGGCAATCCGCAGGCCGTCTTGCGTAACTGCATTTTTCACCAGATCGCCGACCTGATCTTTGGCCTGCGCCTGATGCAATGAAGATAACTCTTGCGCCAACTCTTTCTTTTCCGCCAGCAGTTTTTCCAGTTTCTCCAACAATTCCTGCGGGCGTGCTTTTAAAAGCTCCGCCGCCTGCGCCAGATCATTCATGTCCTGTTTCGCCAACCGATACGCGGCATGCCCTGTCACCGCCTCGATGCGACGAATGCCGGAACCGATACCGCTTTCCGAAAGAATCCGGAAGGAACCGATTTCACCGGTGTTGCGGACATGACTGCCGCCGCATAATTCGATGCTGACCTCCGGTACTTCGACCACACGAACGATGTTTCCGTATTTTTCGCCGAAGAGTGCGATGGCGCCCAACTCTTTAGCTTCTTCGATCGGCAATTCGCGAATCTCGGTGGCGATGCCGGCTAAAATGCGCTCATTGACTTCCGCTTCGACCGCTCTCAGTTCGTCGGAGGAAAGCGGTTCGGGATGGGTAAAATCAAAGCGTAAACGTTCCGGCATTACGACCGAACCCGCCTGCGTGACATGATCGCCCAGTACATGGCGCAGCGCCGCTTGTAAAAGGTGCGTTGCGGTATGGTTGCGCGCCATATCATGACGACGCTCCGTATCGACGGCTAGCGTCACTTCCGCGCCGCGTTCGATCGTCCCTTCGGTGACATCACCCAGGAGATAAATCGTGCCGTCCGGGTTTTTCTTCGTATCGGTAATCTCTACCTTACCCGTAGCGCTTTGCAGTTCGCCGATATCGCCCAGCTGACCGCCGCCTTCGGCATGAAACGGGTTGGTGGCCAAAATAATGAGCACCGATTCGCCGTCGGAGGCCGCTTCGATTTCGACACCGTCGCGACCGAGCATCAAAATCTCACTGACCGTCGCCGTTTCATCTGCCGTCTTACCGGCCCCCGCCAAACGGGTAGTATCCGGTGTCACGACCTTCGCAGACACTTTCGCACGCGCCTGACGCGCTCGTTCGCGTTGCGTTTTCATTGCCGTTTTGAAGCCGTCGATATCGATCGTAAGTCCTGCTTCGGCAGCAATTTCTTCGGTCAGTTCCCAAGGAAAACCGTACGTATCATACAGTTGGAAAACGTCTTCGCCGCCGAGTACCGTTTTCTGCTGCTCTTTTGCGGCGTCTATTTTTTCCTGCAACAGCAAGCTGCCCTGGTCCAGCGTTTTTTGGAAACGGGCTTCTTCGCTGGCTGCAATCTTTTTAATATAAGCTCTCTTTTCAAAGAGATCCGGCAAGCCCTGTCCCAACAAATCAATGACCAAGTCCACCAACTCGGCCATAAACGGTTGGTTAATACCGAGCAATTTGCCCTGCCGTACCGCCCGTCGTAAGATTCGGCGCAATACATAACCGCGTCCTTCATTCGACGGCAGTACGCCGTCACCGACCAACGCCGTCACCGCCCGTGAATGATCGGCAATAACTTTAAGCGCAACGTCAGTCGCCGCCGAGGCGTTGTATTTTGTTCCCGCCAGCGCCGCCGCGCGTTCAATAATCGGAAAAATCAAATCCGTCTCAAAGTTGTTGCGTTTTTTCTGTAAAACGGCTGCCAGTCGTTCCAGGCCGGCGCCGGTATCGATGTTTTTCTTGGCGAGCGGCTCGTATTGACCGTCCTTTGTACGATTGTACTGCGTGAATACGAGGTTCCAAATTTCCAGAAACCGATCACCGTCACTGCCCATTGCATTTTCAGGACCGGTGCCGAACGATTCCCCCTGATCGTAAAAAATTTCGCTGCAGGGACCGCACGGCCCTTCGCCGATTTCCCAGAAGTTATCTTCCAGTTTATAAATGCGCTCGTCCGGCAAACCTACCGTTTCATGCCAAAGCGCATAGGCTTCCTTATCATCCGGATGAACTGTCACGTACAGACGCTCGGGATCCAGCTGCAGTTCTTCCGTGAGAAACTGCCAAGCCCATTGAATAGCATCCTGCTTAAAATAATCGCCGAATGAAAAGTTCCCCAACATTTCAAAAAATGTATGGTGACGCGCGGTTCTGCCGACATTCTCCAAATCGCCCGTACGCATACATTTTTGACAGGTTACCACGCGATGGCGCGGCGGTTCTACTTTCCCCGTGAAAAAAGGTTTTAACGGTGCCATACCGGCCCCGATCAAAAGCAAACTCGGATCATCTTTCGGAATCAACGGAAAGCTGGACAGATGCAAATGCCCGCGTTCTTCAAAAAAGCGTAAATAACGCTCACGAATTTCATTACCCTTCATGCTTTATATGTTCCCCCCAGCACTGTTCGATGTGTGCTTATTATACCATGCGCCCCCGCTACGAACAATGCAGCGTAAGTTACTTGCCGCCATAAACCTCGGGCCGGCGATCGGCAAAAACGCTCATTCGGGCGCGTGTTTTCTCGACTACGTCGCTGTCATATTCGCCATACAAAATGGCTTCGTTTTGATCGCCTTTTACTACGTTTTCCCCCATCGGATCAATCAGGGCGGAGCGCCCGGCGAAAATATTGTTTTTGAAAGTGCCGACCGCATTCACCGCGCACACATACATCTGATTTTCGATGGCGCGCGCCTGAATCAGATTTTCCCACGCGACCAGCCGCGAAGTCGGCCATTCCGCCGGCACAAAGACGAGCGTAACACCGTCCAGAGCCAATTTGCGATACAGTTCCGGAAAACGCAAATCATAGCAGATGGATAAACCGCAATGAATGTCCGCGAGCTTCGCCGAAACGATTTGATCTCCTGCTGCAAAGTTATCCGGTTCGGAAAGCAAGCTGAAAAGATGGGTCTTGTCGTACTGCGCCACCGCGCCGTCCGGCCCGAAACAATGCGTGCGATTGTATACTTTTTCATTTTCTTTCGCCGGCAAGCTGCCCGTTACAATCCACTTTTTCTGCTCACGGGCAAACGCCTCCAGCCTTTGCAGCAGTTCATCGCCTTCGTGCGTTACCTGCTGACTTAAACGGCTCAAATTGTAACCCGTTGTCCACATTTCCGGTAACACGATAATATCGGCCTTAGAAGCCGCTTCTTTAATGTGAGCAAATGCATTCGTTATGTTGGTTGCTTTATCTCCCGCTTCGACATGCAGCTGAATTAATGCCAGCGTACGCTTCATGCGATCACCCCGTTCATAGTTTTATTATACCGTATTCGCGCGACGTTTCGTTTACGCACCGTTTCGGGGATGTAAAAACGGTGCCAAAACGGCTGTCAATGTGTACAACGCCAGACCGGTTAAGACAATGGTTCCGCCGGGCGCAAGATCCCATGCGTACGCGCCCCACAGGCCGCACAAGACCATAGAAAGTGAGTAACCGACCGCAATGGCAGCGGTCTTTTTGAAACCTCGCCGCCATAAATGAGCCGCCGCGACCGGTACAATCATGAGCGCGCTTACAAGTAAAATACCTACGATCGACATGCCGATCACTACGACCGCCGCGACCAGCAAGGCGAAAAACATATTCATGCGTTCTAAACGAATCCCGCGCGTACGTGCAATATCCGGTTGAAAGCTGGCCAACAACAACGGCGTATGAAACTTTCCGAGCAACAGAATGACAATCAATGCAATGATCGCAATCGCTCCAATATTCGCCCAATTGACGGTTAAAATGCTGCCGAAAAGAAAACTCATCAGACTTGTATTCGGAATCCGTGCAAGCGAACTGCACACGACCGCCAACGCCAAACCGCCGTAGAAAAACAACGCCAACCCCATATCGCCGTATTGCAGATGCTTGCGTCGCACGATTTCAATACCGCCTGCGGCGGCGAGCGTCAAAATGACCGCGCCGATCGCGGGATTAATGCCGAGCAACGCGCTTCCCGTCACACCGGCAAAGGCGATATGCCCCAAACCGTCTCCCAAAAGCGACTGCCGCCGGATCACGACAAACATCCCGACTAAAGGACAAAGTAACGCGACAATGAGGCCGGCCAAAAACGCGCGCTGCATAAATTCATAGCTGAGCATTCCCATCATCCGACCACCTCCGCCATATGCAATCCGGTCGCATGGCTGGTGACAAACTGATGCGGCGGACCGTCATAACAAAGCGTACGGTCGATGCAAAGCACCCGATCGGCATGCGGCAACGCGCGCGCGATATCATGCGTCACCATGATGATCGTTGTCTGCTGCTCCGCCTGAATGTTGCTGAGCAAATCCAGCAGCATATTGCCCGCCGTATAGTCGATCCCGCTGGTTGGCTCATCCAAAAGCAGCAGAGCCGGCCGCGCAGCGATCGCCTGCGCCAACATGACACGTTGTTGCTGCCCTCCCGACAGATCACCGATGCGCTTATGTGCCCATTCCGCCATTCCCACTTTCGCAAGCAATGCTTGACGCCGTTCGATCTGTTCGGCATGTGAAATCTCCGTTCCCCAGAAGCCGAGATCGACTACTTCGCTCACCGTCGCGGGAAATGATGCTGTATTTTGATTATAATGCTGAGGCACGAAACCGATACCGCCGGCGCGTTGCCAAGCTTGCGGCGATTGGCCGGCAATCGTAATCGTTCCCTCGGCCGGCGTCAGGAGTCCCGCCAACAACCGCAGCAGCGTTGTTTTCCCGGCGCCGTTCGGACCGACGATTAAAGTAAATCCGCCGTGCGCCAGCGTAAAGTTAATGGCGTTAAATACCGGCTCTTTGTCGTACCAAAATGCCAGGTTTTGCGCTGTAATCCATTCGTTCATTATCTGATCGATCCTTCAAATGTTTATTTCATAAAAAAAGAGGCTTGCGCCTCTTAGATTAACCGTTTTGCTCCCACATAACAATCGCTCCAGTAGCCCTCCGACAAGCTGTCGATGACTACGCCGCGACTCGATGTGGAACTGATAAAGCGATCGCCTCCCAGGTAAATACCCGAGTGCGATACACCGTCCGTATATGTTGAGAAAAAGACCAGGTCACCCGGCTGCATTTGACTGCGACTCACGCTACGCCCCATGTGGTATTGTTCATCGGCCGACCGCGGCAATACCAGTCCGGCCGCTTTGGCAGCAAACTGAACGAATCCCGAGCAATCAAAACCACTGGGAGTAGAACCTCCAAAAAGATACGGCACACCGATACATTCCTGCGCTACGGAGATCAGTCGCCGCACCAACATCGTCGAAAAATCGCCGCGGCTGGTAGGTATATCACGACTCAACAACGCGCGGTAGGTAGCCGGGCCGACCAAACCGTCCGCTTCCAAACCATGCGCCGCCTGAAATTCCCGAATCGCATCTTCCGTTGCCGGACCGTATACGCCGTCCGCGTCCAAATGATACCCTAGCGTTCCCAAACGATGTTGAATCGTCGAGATATCTTCGCCGATATCTCCCGGGTGATAGGTAGCCCCCACCGCCATCGGTACTACCAAAAACATCGCCATACAAACCCAGTGTCGTATTCTCGTCATCATGCCCCCTTCCGCCTGCGAGGTTAGCTGCCGGGTTCGGCCAAGAGCTGACCGTCTTTTGCAAGATACACCCCGAAAACATTTGGTTCCCCCGCGCGCATATGCGCTTCGGCACACCCTTGTGTCTTGTCGTTAATGTCTCGTTTTCTGATTCACCGTACCGCGCAACCAATACAGAGGTCGATCCTTTACCTCCGCAAAAATGCGCCCGATATACTCACCGATAATTCCCAAAAAGATCAACTGCAAGCCGCCGAAAAGTAACATCATCACAGCAAGCGTGGCCCAACCGGGAACCGCTTCCAGGAAATAATACTTAATCAACAGCACATAGATGATCAAAAGCAAGCTGCCGATGCCTGACAACACTCCCACATAAAGAGCCATGCGCAGCGGCAACGTCGAATATGAAGTAATTCCGTCCAAGGCAAACCGCACCATCTTGCGCAACGAAAATTTACTTTCGCCGGCATAGCGCGCTGGTGCACGGAATGTAATTTGCGTTTGCCGATAACCGATATCGCTCACCAGGCCGCGAATAAATCGCGCCTTTTCGCGAAACAGCAACAAACTGTCCGCCACTTTGCGATCAATCAGGCGAAAATCGGAACCGCCTTCGGTAATCTGCACTTGGGAAATAGAATTAATAAAACGATAATAGAGTTTCGATGTCCATTTTTTGAACGCACCGACATTGGCGGTCGAAAGCCGTACCGTCTGTACCACTTCATAACCGTCATACCATTTATCCAGCAGGTCCGGTATCATCGTCGGCGGATGCTGCATGTCTCCATCCATGGTAACCACCGCATCGCCGCGGGCATGATCCAAGCCGCAGGTAAGTGCGGTTTGATGTCCGAAATTGCGTGCCAAAATAAAAGCTGTCACGCGAGCATCCCGTTCCGCAAGCTCCGTTAAAATCAACGGTGTGCGATCACTTGAGCCGTCATCGATAAATAAAAACTCAAATGATTCATCACGATGCGCAACCACTTCGCATAACGCATCGTAAAAGTGCAATATATTGTCCTCTTCATTGAAAAAAGGAACAACGATTGAAATCAGCATTTCTACCACCAAACACTACTCCTTCTTTATTTTACCATACGCGAGAGGACCGCGCCACTGCGACAACTGCAACTGCAGACAGCTTCTTATTGAGCGCCGAACCACTCCCTATTTACGCCCTTTGTGCTCCCGAAAAACCGCTGCTTTTTGGAACGCTTTGCGCGCTGCAGCAAGCGTTTGGCGAATATCTTCATCCGTATGCGCAAGCGACATAAAGCCGCATTCGAATTGACTCGGCGCTAAATACACACCGGCCTCCAGCATCGCGATGAAATAAACATTAAATTCATCCAAGTGCGAAGTCGCTACCGTATCGTAATCCGTGACTTCATGTTCACTGAAAAACACGGTGAACATCGAACCGATCCGATGCACTATGATCGATACTCCCGCTTCTTGCGCCGCCGCTTCCAAGCCTTGGCACAACGTTTCCGTTTTTGCAGCCAATTCTGTAAAACGGTCCGCGGACAATTTATTCATTGTCGCCAATCCTGCCGTTACCACGAGCGGATTGCCCGAAAGCGTCCCCGCCTGATACACCGGTCCTTGCGGCGCCAAATTTTCCATCACTTCG
Above is a window of Negativicoccus succinicivorans DNA encoding:
- a CDS encoding IreB family regulatory phosphoprotein — encoded protein: MAVNDETKFYAPIKKGDSEVSLMLREVIAAMREKGHDPVVQLAGYLLSGDPTYITSHRNARNLIRGFERDRILEDLITLYVAHDRQ
- the alaS gene encoding alanine--tRNA ligase — protein: MKGNEIRERYLRFFEERGHLHLSSFPLIPKDDPSLLLIGAGMAPLKPFFTGKVEPPRHRVVTCQKCMRTGDLENVGRTARHHTFFEMLGNFSFGDYFKQDAIQWAWQFLTEELQLDPERLYVTVHPDDKEAYALWHETVGLPDERIYKLEDNFWEIGEGPCGPCSEIFYDQGESFGTGPENAMGSDGDRFLEIWNLVFTQYNRTKDGQYEPLAKKNIDTGAGLERLAAVLQKKRNNFETDLIFPIIERAAALAGTKYNASAATDVALKVIADHSRAVTALVGDGVLPSNEGRGYVLRRILRRAVRQGKLLGINQPFMAELVDLVIDLLGQGLPDLFEKRAYIKKIAASEEARFQKTLDQGSLLLQEKIDAAKEQQKTVLGGEDVFQLYDTYGFPWELTEEIAAEAGLTIDIDGFKTAMKTQRERARQARAKVSAKVVTPDTTRLAGAGKTADETATVSEILMLGRDGVEIEAASDGESVLIILATNPFHAEGGGQLGDIGELQSATGKVEITDTKKNPDGTIYLLGDVTEGTIERGAEVTLAVDTERRHDMARNHTATHLLQAALRHVLGDHVTQAGSVVMPERLRFDFTHPEPLSSDELRAVEAEVNERILAGIATEIRELPIEEAKELGAIALFGEKYGNIVRVVEVPEVSIELCGGSHVRNTGEIGSFRILSESGIGSGIRRIEAVTGHAAYRLAKQDMNDLAQAAELLKARPQELLEKLEKLLAEKKELAQELSSLHQAQAKDQVGDLVKNAVTQDGLRIAKGIVEVADVQELRALGDMLKGRDDIQALLLGARIGEKVNLVAMADATAVARGIHAGNAVKAAAKVAGGGGGGRPDMAQAGGKDPAKLGEAIEAGVAVMLQALA
- a CDS encoding carbon-nitrogen family hydrolase translates to MKRTLALIQLHVEAGDKATNITNAFAHIKEAASKADIIVLPEMWTTGYNLSRLSQQVTHEGDELLQRLEAFAREQKKWIVTGSLPAKENEKVYNRTHCFGPDGAVAQYDKTHLFSLLSEPDNFAAGDQIVSAKLADIHCGLSICYDLRFPELYRKLALDGVTLVFVPAEWPTSRLVAWENLIQARAIENQMYVCAVNAVGTFKNNIFAGRSALIDPMGENVVKGDQNEAILYGEYDSDVVEKTRARMSVFADRRPEVYGGK
- a CDS encoding metal ABC transporter permease, with product MMGMLSYEFMQRAFLAGLIVALLCPLVGMFVVIRRQSLLGDGLGHIAFAGVTGSALLGINPAIGAVILTLAAAGGIEIVRRKHLQYGDMGLALFFYGGLALAVVCSSLARIPNTSLMSFLFGSILTVNWANIGAIAIIALIVILLLGKFHTPLLLASFQPDIARTRGIRLERMNMFFALLVAAVVVIGMSIVGILLVSALMIVPVAAAHLWRRGFKKTAAIAVGYSLSMVLCGLWGAYAWDLAPGGTIVLTGLALYTLTAVLAPFLHPRNGA
- a CDS encoding metal ABC transporter ATP-binding protein — protein: MNEWITAQNLAFWYDKEPVFNAINFTLAHGGFTLIVGPNGAGKTTLLRLLAGLLTPAEGTITIAGQSPQAWQRAGGIGFVPQHYNQNTASFPATVSEVVDLGFWGTEISHAEQIERRQALLAKVGMAEWAHKRIGDLSGGQQQRVMLAQAIAARPALLLLDEPTSGIDYTAGNMLLDLLSNIQAEQQTTIIMVTHDIARALPHADRVLCIDRTLCYDGPPHQFVTSHATGLHMAEVVG
- a CDS encoding C40 family peptidase — its product is MMTRIRHWVCMAMFLVVPMAVGATYHPGDIGEDISTIQHRLGTLGYHLDADGVYGPATEDAIREFQAAHGLEADGLVGPATYRALLSRDIPTSRGDFSTMLVRRLISVAQECIGVPYLFGGSTPSGFDCSGFVQFAAKAAGLVLPRSADEQYHMGRSVSRSQMQPGDLVFFSTYTDGVSHSGIYLGGDRFISSTSSRGVVIDSLSEGYWSDCYVGAKRLI
- a CDS encoding glycosyltransferase family 2 protein; translation: MVEMLISIVVPFFNEEDNILHFYDALCEVVAHRDESFEFLFIDDGSSDRTPLILTELAERDARVTAFILARNFGHQTALTCGLDHARGDAVVTMDGDMQHPPTMIPDLLDKWYDGYEVVQTVRLSTANVGAFKKWTSKLYYRFINSISQVQITEGGSDFRLIDRKVADSLLLFREKARFIRGLVSDIGYRQTQITFRAPARYAGESKFSLRKMVRFALDGITSYSTLPLRMALYVGVLSGIGSLLLIIYVLLIKYYFLEAVPGWATLAVMMLLFGGLQLIFLGIIGEYIGRIFAEVKDRPLYWLRGTVNQKTRH
- a CDS encoding aminotransferase class III-fold pyridoxal phosphate-dependent enzyme; translated protein: MGVPDSPGIPSEIAADTLTIPHNNPDAVKELFAQYGDEIAAVIVEGVAGNIGCVLPQPGYLPLLHELTQKAGALLIVDEVMSGFRAAAGGACEYFDITPDLICLGKVIGGGLPVGAFGGKREVMENLAPQGPVYQAGTLSGNPLVVTAGLATMNKLSADRFTELAAKTETLCQGLEAAAQEAGVSIIVHRIGSMFTVFFSEHEVTDYDTVATSHLDEFNVYFIAMLEAGVYLAPSQFECGFMSLAHTDEDIRQTLAAARKAFQKAAVFREHKGRK